A window of the Lactuca sativa cultivar Salinas chromosome 5, Lsat_Salinas_v11, whole genome shotgun sequence genome harbors these coding sequences:
- the LOC111878025 gene encoding serine/threonine-protein kinase PBL27 isoform X2, translating into MDTGSSSSLELPQQFRQFTLSEIHSATQNFDESLVIGRGGFGMVYKGTITNGATHLVAAIKRLDSTSNQGEIEFRAEVEMLSKLRHCHLVSLIGYCNDGQEMILVYDYMSHGTLADHLHKFQSPLPWVRRLKICLGAARGLDHLHTGVGIKQGVIHRDVKSSNILLDDSWAAKISDFGLSKLGPVNQPSTYVNTFVKGTFGYLDPVYFATGRLTRKSDVYAFGVVLFEVLSGKQAVDSSLDEEHWGLVNWAQEALKGGRLKQIVDHTITDRILPKCLKEFGWLANRCLHNNPKQRPTMSEVVVSLESVLALQEKANYTLHPPGMKIFGNKVPMFLSSFSGDNSVGSKRSLELYFDTIGGEHRILRRFEFQTIVVATENFSETNLISPLFSGLYIYKGRLQNGQGVSIARHSSGSRSEYYKNEVALLVKLEHENLLKLVGYSIEGTEVFLVYEFALYARLDRLIDGVARALLYLHQHGSFRIIHNHVYPKNILLDESLDPKLSSFGFARCLAINGADCIEEENIHGSMVFIAPEVHQTLRLTTKADVYCFGALILETISGCTRYNYMFNHTDNDTLTHSVWTNWVKGTSSNIIDPRIHAHSSSITRVIHIGLLCVQVDPADRPTMEEVVGMLTSNSSLPLPLQKKSLSPWIREKSSDVPKILLSDDYDSGAVEDFLSELCPR; encoded by the exons ATGGATACTGGATCTTCCTCATCCTTAGAGTTGCCACAGCAGTTCCGTCAGTTTACACTTTCTGAGATTCACTCAGCAACCCAAAACTTTGATGAGTCATTGGTAATCGGGCGTGGGGGTTTTGGCATGGTTTACAAAGGAACCATCACTAATGGGGCAACTCATTTGGTTGCCGCTATTAAGCGCCTCGATTCAACCTCTAATCAAGGAGAAATAGAGTTCAGGGCTGAAGTTGAGATGCTTTCTAAGTTAAGGCACTGTCACTTAGTGTCTTTGATTGGTTATTGCAATGATGGGCAAGAGATGATTCTTGTTTACGATTATATGTCCCATGGAACCCTTGCAGATCATCTTCACAAATTCCAGAGTCCTTTACCTTGGGTCAGACGACTCAAAATATGTTTAGGGGCCGCCCGCGGATTAGATCACCTTCACACTGGTGTGGGTATTAAGCAAGGAGTTATACATCGTGATGTTAAGAGCTCAAATATATTGTTAGATGACAGCTGGGCGGCTAAGATTTCAGATTTTGGGTTGTCAAAACTTGGTCCAGTTAATCAACCGTCCACTTATGTTAACACTTTTGTTAAAGGCACTTTTGGATACCTGGATCCAGTCTACTTTGCAACAGGCAGACTGACGAGAAAGTCTGATGTGTATGCGTTTGGGGTAGTATTATTTGAAGTCTTGAGTGGAAAACAAGCGGTAGATAGTAGTCTTGATGAGGAGCATTGGGGTTTAGTAAATTGGGCCCAAGAAGCTCTGAAAGGAGGTAGGCTAAAGCAAATTGTTGATCATACCAtaacagacagaatcttgcctAAATGTTTGAAGGAGTTTGGATGGCTTGCAAATAGGTGTTTGCATAACAATCCAAAGCAACGACCTACAATGTCTGAAGTTGTAGTCTCTCTTGAGTCTGTATTAGCCCTACAGGAGAAAGCTAATTACACATTGCACCCTCCGGGCATGAAAATATTTGGTAATAAGGTGCCAATGTTTCTGTCTTCATTCAGTGGGGATAATTCAG TTGGGAGTAAAAGATCTTTGGAGTTATACTTTGATACTATTGGAGGTGAACACAGAATATTACGCAGGTTTGAGTTCCAGACTATCGTTGTCGCAACTGAGAACTTTTCTGAGACTAATCTAATTTCACCATTGTTCTCTGGTCTCTACATTTACAAG GGCAGGctacaaaatggacaaggagtaTCAATTGCCAGACATAGTTCTGGATCCAGATCTGaatattataaaaatgaagtGGCGTTGCTGGTAAAACTTGAGCATGAGAATTTGCTTAAGTTGGTTGGATATTCCATCGAAGGAACAGAAGTATTCCTTGTCTATGAGTTTGCACTCTATGCACGTCTAGATCGCTTGATAGATG GTGTTGCTAGGGCACTTCTGTACCTTCACCAGCATGGTTCCTTTCGGATCATACACAATCATGTCTATCCTAAAAACATTCTTTTAGATGAAAGTTTGGACCCCAAACTGTCATCTTTTGGGTTTGCAAGATGTTTAGCAATAAACGGGGCTGATTGCATCGAAGAGGAGAACATACATGGATCTAT GGTATTTATTGCACCAGAAGTACATCAGACTTTACGTCTGACAACTAAGGCTGATGTGTATTGTTTTGGTGCTTTGATCTTAGAAACTATATCTGGGTGTACAAGATACAATTACATGTTCAACCACACAGACAACGATACCCTTACACATTCT GTGTGGACAAATTGGGTGAAAGGAACATCTTCAAATATAATTGATCCTAGAATCCATGCCCATTCAAGCTCCATTACAAGAGTCATCCACATTGGGCTGTTGTGTGTTCAAGTAGATCCAGCTGATAGACCAACAATGGAGGAAGTTGTTGGCATGCTGACTAGCAATTCATCTCTCCCTCTCCCTTTACAAAAAAAATCTTTGTCACCATGGATAAGAGAAAAGTCTTCAGATGTCCCAAAAATATTACTGTCCGATGACTACGATTCTGGGGCAGTTGAGGACTTCCTATCAGAGCTATGCCCTCGATAG
- the LOC111878025 gene encoding serine/threonine-protein kinase PBL27 isoform X1 — protein MDTGSSSSLELPQQFRQFTLSEIHSATQNFDESLVIGRGGFGMVYKGTITNGATHLVAAIKRLDSTSNQGEIEFRAEVEMLSKLRHCHLVSLIGYCNDGQEMILVYDYMSHGTLADHLHKFQSPLPWVRRLKICLGAARGLDHLHTGVGIKQGVIHRDVKSSNILLDDSWAAKISDFGLSKLGPVNQPSTYVNTFVKGTFGYLDPVYFATGRLTRKSDVYAFGVVLFEVLSGKQAVDSSLDEEHWGLVNWAQEALKGGRLKQIVDHTITDRILPKCLKEFGWLANRCLHNNPKQRPTMSEVVVSLESVLALQEKANYTLHPPGMKIFGNKVPMFLSSFSGDNSVGSKRSLELYFDTIGGEHRILRRFEFQTIVVATENFSETNLISPLFSGLYIYKGRLQNGQGVSIARHSSGSRSEYYKNEVALLVKLEHENLLKLVGYSIEGTEVFLVYEFALYARLDRLIDDHECTLLDWNKRNKIILGVARALLYLHQHGSFRIIHNHVYPKNILLDESLDPKLSSFGFARCLAINGADCIEEENIHGSMVFIAPEVHQTLRLTTKADVYCFGALILETISGCTRYNYMFNHTDNDTLTHSVWTNWVKGTSSNIIDPRIHAHSSSITRVIHIGLLCVQVDPADRPTMEEVVGMLTSNSSLPLPLQKKSLSPWIREKSSDVPKILLSDDYDSGAVEDFLSELCPR, from the exons ATGGATACTGGATCTTCCTCATCCTTAGAGTTGCCACAGCAGTTCCGTCAGTTTACACTTTCTGAGATTCACTCAGCAACCCAAAACTTTGATGAGTCATTGGTAATCGGGCGTGGGGGTTTTGGCATGGTTTACAAAGGAACCATCACTAATGGGGCAACTCATTTGGTTGCCGCTATTAAGCGCCTCGATTCAACCTCTAATCAAGGAGAAATAGAGTTCAGGGCTGAAGTTGAGATGCTTTCTAAGTTAAGGCACTGTCACTTAGTGTCTTTGATTGGTTATTGCAATGATGGGCAAGAGATGATTCTTGTTTACGATTATATGTCCCATGGAACCCTTGCAGATCATCTTCACAAATTCCAGAGTCCTTTACCTTGGGTCAGACGACTCAAAATATGTTTAGGGGCCGCCCGCGGATTAGATCACCTTCACACTGGTGTGGGTATTAAGCAAGGAGTTATACATCGTGATGTTAAGAGCTCAAATATATTGTTAGATGACAGCTGGGCGGCTAAGATTTCAGATTTTGGGTTGTCAAAACTTGGTCCAGTTAATCAACCGTCCACTTATGTTAACACTTTTGTTAAAGGCACTTTTGGATACCTGGATCCAGTCTACTTTGCAACAGGCAGACTGACGAGAAAGTCTGATGTGTATGCGTTTGGGGTAGTATTATTTGAAGTCTTGAGTGGAAAACAAGCGGTAGATAGTAGTCTTGATGAGGAGCATTGGGGTTTAGTAAATTGGGCCCAAGAAGCTCTGAAAGGAGGTAGGCTAAAGCAAATTGTTGATCATACCAtaacagacagaatcttgcctAAATGTTTGAAGGAGTTTGGATGGCTTGCAAATAGGTGTTTGCATAACAATCCAAAGCAACGACCTACAATGTCTGAAGTTGTAGTCTCTCTTGAGTCTGTATTAGCCCTACAGGAGAAAGCTAATTACACATTGCACCCTCCGGGCATGAAAATATTTGGTAATAAGGTGCCAATGTTTCTGTCTTCATTCAGTGGGGATAATTCAG TTGGGAGTAAAAGATCTTTGGAGTTATACTTTGATACTATTGGAGGTGAACACAGAATATTACGCAGGTTTGAGTTCCAGACTATCGTTGTCGCAACTGAGAACTTTTCTGAGACTAATCTAATTTCACCATTGTTCTCTGGTCTCTACATTTACAAG GGCAGGctacaaaatggacaaggagtaTCAATTGCCAGACATAGTTCTGGATCCAGATCTGaatattataaaaatgaagtGGCGTTGCTGGTAAAACTTGAGCATGAGAATTTGCTTAAGTTGGTTGGATATTCCATCGAAGGAACAGAAGTATTCCTTGTCTATGAGTTTGCACTCTATGCACGTCTAGATCGCTTGATAGATG ATCATGAATGTACTCTATTGGACTGGAATAAGCGCAACAAAATAATACTAGGTGTTGCTAGGGCACTTCTGTACCTTCACCAGCATGGTTCCTTTCGGATCATACACAATCATGTCTATCCTAAAAACATTCTTTTAGATGAAAGTTTGGACCCCAAACTGTCATCTTTTGGGTTTGCAAGATGTTTAGCAATAAACGGGGCTGATTGCATCGAAGAGGAGAACATACATGGATCTAT GGTATTTATTGCACCAGAAGTACATCAGACTTTACGTCTGACAACTAAGGCTGATGTGTATTGTTTTGGTGCTTTGATCTTAGAAACTATATCTGGGTGTACAAGATACAATTACATGTTCAACCACACAGACAACGATACCCTTACACATTCT GTGTGGACAAATTGGGTGAAAGGAACATCTTCAAATATAATTGATCCTAGAATCCATGCCCATTCAAGCTCCATTACAAGAGTCATCCACATTGGGCTGTTGTGTGTTCAAGTAGATCCAGCTGATAGACCAACAATGGAGGAAGTTGTTGGCATGCTGACTAGCAATTCATCTCTCCCTCTCCCTTTACAAAAAAAATCTTTGTCACCATGGATAAGAGAAAAGTCTTCAGATGTCCCAAAAATATTACTGTCCGATGACTACGATTCTGGGGCAGTTGAGGACTTCCTATCAGAGCTATGCCCTCGATAG
- the LOC111877961 gene encoding zinc finger BED domain-containing protein RICESLEEPER 2-like: MEDVIVDNHVEVDNEESESDDSTEEVEAPNESQGVESTSSKKRKTRTSTSDVWKSFTKLPRKTPNEALYCVCNKCGQKYKAGSESGTDGLKQIDVVVEKVRECVKYVKGSSARKTRFSQSFSHLSLSDSNFQDCPYSNEWERVEKLCSFMKVFYDTTLQFSGSVYPTSNLYFPQIFGIHLKLVEEKKSPDEYITKIATQMWNKFNKYWADFNVLLAIVVVFDPRYKLLFIEFCYKNLYGEGSSQFKAIESALYELHDEYVQASKNATTYDSTSHQGSNDNIRQNNVGGESSQNNILEEFDEYDNDDSGSNTTSQLHVYLLEPRAKRTSSINMLEFWKAQQYRYPKLTKLAMDILCVPVSTVASKSVFSLGGRILNEYRSSMKPDVVEALVCSRDWLFGEKVDLNVAIDNLTQNVMNLNINEDNTEVILKKLVLEEEMGIVA, translated from the exons ATGGAAGATGTTATTGTTGACAATCATGTTGAGGTTGACAATGAAGAAAGTGAAAGTGATGATTCAACTGAAGAAGTTGAAGCACCAAATGAATCACAAGGAGTTGAGAGTACTTCTTCAAAGAAAAGGAAAACAAGGACATCAACTTCAGATGTTTGGAAAAGCTTTACTAAATTACCAAGAAAAACACCAAATGAAGCCCTATATTGTGTGTGCAATAAATGTGGTCAAAAATATAAAGCAGGAAGTGAAAGCGGTACCG ATGGGTTGAAACAAATCGATGTTGTTGTGGAAAAAGTTAGAGAATGTGTGAAGTATGTCAAAGGATCTTCAGCAAGAAAAACAAGGTTTTCTCAAT CCTTTTCGCATCTTAGTTTGAGTGATTCTAACTTTCAAGATTGCCCGTACTCTAATGAATGGGAAAGAGTTGAGAAATTATGTAGCTTTATGAAAGTGTTTTATGATACAACTCTTCAGTTTTCAGGATCAGTTTATCCTACTTCAAATTTGTATTTCCCTCAAATATTTGGAATACATTTGAAGTTGGTTGAAGAGAAGAAAAGTCCCGATGAGTATATAACAAAAATAGCTACCCAAATGTGGAATAAGTTCAACAAATATTGGGCTGATTTTAATGTTCTGTTAGCTATCGTTGTGGTGTTTGATCCTAGATATAAGTTGTTGTTTATTGAATTTTGCTATAAAAATCTCTATGGAGAAGGTTCATCACAATTTAAGGCTATTGAGAGTGCCCTTTATGAACTTCATGATGAATATGTGCAAGCTTCAAAAAATGCAACAACATACGACTCGACATCACATCAAGGGAGCAACGACAACATTAGACAAAATAATGTTGGGGGAGAGTCTAGTCAAAACAACATTCTTGAG GAGTTTGACGAATATGATAATGATGATTCGGGTTCCAACACCACAAGTCAATTGCATGTATACCTTCTTGAGCCAAGAGCTAAAAGAACTTCTTCCATTAACATGCTTGAGTTTTGGAAAGCCCAACAATATAGGTATCCTAAATTAACTAAATTAGCTATGGATATACTTTGTGTTCCCGTTTCAACAGTAGCATCAAAATCGGTTTTTAGTCTTGGTGGAAGAATTTTGAATGAATATCGAAGTTCCATGAAGCCCGATGTGGTTGAAGCTTTGGTTTGTAGTCGGGATTGGTTGTTTGGAGAAAAAG TTGATTTGAATGTGGCTATTGACAACCTAACTCAAAATGTAATGAATTTGAACATCAATGAAGACAATACGGAG